A segment of the Geoglobus ahangari genome:
AATCAGCCGTATCAGGGGGTCGTCCGCGTTCATCCCCGTGAAGAGCTGAAAGTGGTAGCCATAGGATATGACGATCTTCCTGTCTATGTCATCGTAGCTCATGAAGACTCTGCCGGCATCTTTCGGGGCAATCCTGCTGAATATCTTGAAGAACTTCTCGAGCCTCTTCTTCGCAATTTCGTTGAAAACGAACCACCCGATGTTCTTCCTTCCGTAATGATCAGCGATCAGCTTGGACAGGGAAAGGAAGACGTCGTTATCGGGATAGAGGATGAGGACGTTCTCCCCACCGTTAACGCTGCCTATTATCTTTTTTATACCCATACGAGTCCATGATGATGAACCGTATTTTATAAGCTTTTCTGTTCGTGGCTCAGACAACGACCGTCAGGAGGCCCATATTCCTCAAAACGGCCCTCAAATCCCTGTTCCAGTTTGCAACCACAATGTTGCTCCTCACAGAGTCGAAGAGCTTCATGACGTCCTTCAGAAACTCCGTTGACCGCATCTCCTCAGCCTTCCACTCAAAGACCTCGGTGTTCAGCGACTCTGCAAGCTCCTCGGCGTTTCTGTTCGCGAGATACACCTTCATCTCGACCAGAAACCTCTTGGACGGGCTCTCGATGAACCTGTGGTCCTTGAGCATCGCGAGCGAGTTCAGCTCGTCTATCTTCCCAAGCCAGTAGATGACCATCCCATCTCCGTACATCTCGAGGTACTGATCGTACTGCTTTTTGGAGTAGAACCTGTGGAGCTTTATGTCCCCAAACAGGGCCTTGCTCTCTATCCACCTGATCTTCCTGCCCTCAACCTCTATCCCGTCCTCTATGTAGAAATCAGGCGTTTTCTTCGCCGGTCTCAGCTGGTTCTCGTCCTTGAACTCCACGTTCAGCGATTCGAGGTGCTCCCTGATTATCTCCTCCCCAACCCTCCCCCTCGCGAACTGGTATCTCACGGCTATCGGGGAGTAGATGAAGTCCTTGTATATCGCCGACCACACCATCTCGGAGAACTCGCTCTCGTCAGGGTTGGAAAAGCTCTTTGAGATCTCCTTGTTCGTCATCCCGAGGGACTTCATCAGAAGCTTTATCCTCATCACCGGCGGCAGCCTGAGCCATTCCGGAATCCTGTGGTGCTTCTCCCAGTAAGCTGCAAGCTCTGGGAGCTTGGCCGTGTACACGTGGTACCTCCTCTTCACGTTGTCAATCCTCTTCTGCAGAAGGATGCTGAAGAGGGTCCCCCGCGGGTAGGAGTAGTTCCTGAAGTCGCTGAACCTCCTGAGCTCCCTTCTGATCTTGAAGAACTCCTCACTTCTCATCTGTAAACCTCACGGAATACGTGAAAAACCACCTGACCCTTCCCCTTCTGAGCCCGGCATACTTCGTGCTTGACTTCACAACGGCAGGCCTCAACTTCTTGACCTTCGACAGGAACCTCCTCGCCGTGTTCACGTCATCAAAATAGACATCAATTCCGTACTTGTTTCTCACAACCTCCACTTCCTCCAGCTTCTCTATCATTCTCTCAACGCCCTCAACGTTGCCCCTGAACTGTATCAAGGCAGGGTGCTTCACAGGTGAAAGTTTTATTATCCTGTATATCCATTTTTCCCTTACCATGTCCCACAACCTTGTGGAGATCGAGGAGGACCTGCAGTACATAGCGGTCGCATCAAAGAGGAGCGACTTCGACCACGCCCTGATCAGGCTCGTCCTATCA
Coding sequences within it:
- a CDS encoding NMD3-related protein; this encodes MVREKWIYRIIKLSPVKHPALIQFRGNVEGVERMIEKLEEVEVVRNKYGIDVYFDDVNTARRFLSKVKKLRPAVVKSSTKYAGLRRGRVRWFFTYSVRFTDEK
- a CDS encoding TPD domain-containing protein — protein: MRSEEFFKIRRELRRFSDFRNYSYPRGTLFSILLQKRIDNVKRRYHVYTAKLPELAAYWEKHHRIPEWLRLPPVMRIKLLMKSLGMTNKEISKSFSNPDESEFSEMVWSAIYKDFIYSPIAVRYQFARGRVGEEIIREHLESLNVEFKDENQLRPAKKTPDFYIEDGIEVEGRKIRWIESKALFGDIKLHRFYSKKQYDQYLEMYGDGMVIYWLGKIDELNSLAMLKDHRFIESPSKRFLVEMKVYLANRNAEELAESLNTEVFEWKAEEMRSTEFLKDVMKLFDSVRSNIVVANWNRDLRAVLRNMGLLTVVV